The following coding sequences lie in one Sedimentibacter sp. MB35-C1 genomic window:
- the grpE gene encoding nucleotide exchange factor GrpE, with amino-acid sequence MKIRSEEMAKAKKHDEEKLKEEELKLKEEEKEMDASKESNKKVQQDNSKENEADKSEDTKEQDDLQMEINSLNDRLLRLQADFLNYKTRTEKERVSAYGNAISDFMLDLLPVIDNFDRALASDCGDSTSYKEGIQMVYTQLMGILDKKSLKEIDALNKPFDHNFHYGVGFEASDEHEDGTVIDVLQKGYTVNDKCIRPAMVRICRK; translated from the coding sequence ATGAAAATAAGGAGTGAAGAAATGGCTAAGGCAAAAAAACATGATGAAGAAAAACTGAAGGAAGAAGAGCTTAAGCTGAAAGAGGAAGAAAAAGAGATGGATGCTTCAAAAGAGTCTAATAAAAAGGTTCAACAAGATAATTCAAAGGAAAATGAAGCGGACAAATCAGAAGATACAAAAGAACAAGATGATTTACAAATGGAAATTAACAGCCTTAATGATAGGTTACTTAGGCTTCAAGCGGATTTTCTGAACTACAAGACTAGGACTGAAAAGGAAAGAGTATCTGCATACGGAAATGCTATTTCAGATTTTATGTTGGATTTGCTGCCGGTTATAGACAATTTTGATAGGGCACTGGCATCAGACTGCGGAGACAGCACTTCCTATAAAGAAGGAATTCAAATGGTTTACACTCAATTAATGGGAATACTTGATAAAAAGAGCTTAAAGGAAATTGATGCTCTTAATAAACCATTTGATCATAATTTCCACTATGGTGTGGGATTTGAAGCGAGTGATGAGCATGAAGATGGAACAGTTATCGATGTGCTCCAAAAAGGTTATACTGTTAACGACAAATGTATAAGACCTGCAATGGTAAGAATTTGCCGTAAATAA
- the hrcA gene encoding heat-inducible transcriptional repressor HrcA: MSLDKRKVKILKAIISSYIDNAEAVGSRTISKKYELGVSPATIRNEMSDLEEMGFLIQPHASAGRIPTDKAYRYYVDGLWKKVMGSANSNANINELRSIIEDKASEMDSVFKNSVRILSQFTKYTSFIVSPHLKQSEIKRIQLVPITDRKILLVLILQSNIVKQVVLRLNSSIPLDQMDKISVSLSEKLNGYKLEDIETIKDSLIEQLYHLKESSSDSLLELLPFLVDQISKLEDFNVYSDGLTSILDLPEYNDVVKAREFISFVEDKDSMAKLFQYTGENDFDICIGRENEYEELRDCSLVTATYRLNGKLIGKIGVIGPMRMDYSKVISTVKSMSEAVNEIISRNFDDENKE, from the coding sequence ATGTCTTTGGATAAGAGAAAAGTAAAAATTTTAAAAGCTATTATCTCAAGCTATATTGATAATGCGGAAGCAGTCGGCTCAAGGACAATTTCAAAAAAATATGAGCTTGGCGTAAGCCCGGCTACAATTAGAAACGAAATGTCTGATCTGGAAGAAATGGGCTTTTTAATTCAGCCCCATGCTTCAGCAGGAAGAATACCTACGGATAAGGCATACAGATATTATGTTGACGGCCTTTGGAAAAAAGTCATGGGCTCTGCAAATTCAAATGCAAATATAAATGAATTGAGAAGTATAATTGAAGATAAAGCAAGTGAGATGGATTCTGTATTTAAAAATTCCGTCAGAATTTTGTCTCAATTTACAAAGTACACATCGTTTATAGTGTCACCTCATCTGAAGCAATCTGAAATTAAGAGAATTCAGCTGGTCCCTATAACCGATAGAAAAATCCTTCTTGTTTTAATATTGCAGAGCAATATTGTAAAGCAGGTTGTCTTGAGGCTTAACAGTTCTATACCTTTAGATCAGATGGATAAAATATCAGTATCGCTATCAGAAAAATTAAATGGCTACAAGCTTGAAGATATTGAAACAATTAAGGATAGCTTAATAGAGCAGCTTTATCATTTAAAAGAAAGTAGCAGCGACTCATTGTTAGAGCTATTACCGTTCTTGGTTGATCAAATAAGCAAATTAGAAGATTTCAACGTCTACTCAGACGGTTTGACAAGTATTCTTGATTTGCCTGAATATAATGACGTTGTCAAAGCAAGGGAGTTTATTTCATTTGTTGAAGATAAGGACAGCATGGCAAAGCTGTTCCAATATACCGGCGAAAATGATTTTGACATATGTATTGGCCGTGAAAATGAATACGAAGAGCTTAGGGATTGCAGCTTAGTAACAGCAACATATAGGCTTAACGGTAAATTGATTGGGAAGATTGGTGTTATAGGTCCCATGAGAATGGATTACAGCAAGGTTATTTCAACGGTTAAGTCAATGTCGGAAGCAGTGAATGAAATAATAAGTCGGAACTTTGACGATGAAAATAAGGAGTGA
- the hemW gene encoding radical SAM family heme chaperone HemW — translation MKKLGIYIHIPFCRQKCNYCDFYSMKWNDESEKKYIKALTNEIKTQGKELKDNYIANTIYFGGGTPTIIKHENIKEIIDSICETMEIDKCAEISIEANPNTLTLENLNAYRDMGINRLSIGIQSLNDEILRQIGRIHNSAEALDAIDRALESGFENINADVMFNIPGQNVCDIEETITKIINRGVKHISFYSLKLEKGTPMYNMEKINKIIMPDEESEREMYYAGRKIMESNNMFQYEISNFSNRGYECRHNLKYWEQEEYVGFGPSAHSFINSIRYSNPPDLKSYCENGLSNNYERIIHEKLSDQDRMFEYIMLRLRLTEGLNLDEFNNKFGISFEKAFKVQIERMINNLLMEYSGRNVRLTEKGMDISNYVIEEFLP, via the coding sequence ATGAAAAAACTAGGAATATATATACATATTCCGTTTTGTAGGCAAAAATGCAATTATTGCGATTTTTACTCTATGAAATGGAACGATGAGTCAGAAAAGAAATATATAAAGGCGTTAACTAATGAAATAAAAACTCAAGGCAAGGAATTAAAAGATAACTATATTGCGAACACTATTTATTTTGGAGGTGGAACGCCTACTATTATTAAGCATGAAAATATAAAAGAAATAATTGATAGCATTTGTGAAACAATGGAAATTGACAAATGCGCAGAAATCAGCATAGAAGCAAATCCCAACACCTTGACATTGGAGAATCTCAATGCATATAGGGACATGGGGATAAACAGGCTTAGCATTGGAATTCAGTCGTTGAACGATGAAATTTTAAGACAAATAGGAAGAATACATAACAGTGCAGAGGCATTGGATGCTATTGATAGAGCGTTAGAAAGCGGATTTGAAAACATAAATGCTGATGTTATGTTCAATATTCCTGGTCAGAATGTTTGTGACATAGAAGAAACTATCACAAAAATAATAAACAGAGGTGTGAAGCATATCTCATTTTATTCTCTAAAACTTGAAAAAGGTACACCTATGTACAACATGGAAAAAATAAATAAAATTATAATGCCTGATGAGGAATCAGAGCGTGAAATGTATTATGCAGGAAGAAAAATTATGGAAAGCAATAATATGTTTCAATATGAAATTTCTAATTTTTCCAATAGAGGTTATGAATGCAGGCACAACCTAAAATACTGGGAACAGGAGGAATATGTAGGTTTTGGACCGTCTGCTCATTCATTTATTAATAGTATAAGGTACAGCAATCCTCCAGATTTGAAATCATATTGTGAAAACGGACTTTCAAATAATTATGAAAGAATAATTCACGAAAAATTAAGTGATCAGGATCGGATGTTTGAATATATCATGCTTAGGTTGAGATTAACGGAAGGTTTAAATTTAGATGAATTTAACAATAAGTTTGGTATAAGCTTTGAAAAAGCTTTTAAAGTTCAGATAGAGAGAATGATAAATAATCTATTAATGGAATACAGCGGAAGAAATGTACGGCTTACAGAAAAGGGAATGGATATTTCAAACTATGTGATAGAAGAATTTTTACCGTAA
- a CDS encoding dicarboxylate/amino acid:cation symporter: MQLTTKIFIGLALGILAGIIFQSNPEIAKSYIKPFGTLFLNLIKLSIVPLVFSSLVVGACSMDDVRKLGRIGGKTVAFYMLTTAFAVTIGLILANISNVGGDFSIPADLEFEISAAPSITETLLNIIPSNPLNALVEGKMLQIIAFALIIGAGIIGIGEKGKILFNFFDAFAEVMYKIIGKIMEFAPIGVFALITPVVAENGPAVLLPLLKLIIAVYIGCALHALLTYSSVVSIFAKISPLKFFKGAAPAMMFSYSTASSSGTLPITMKSVEENLGVSKSISSFVLPLGATINMDGTAIYQGICAIFIANIYGLDLSISAQLTIILTATLASIGTAGVPGAGMIMLGMVLQSVGLPIEGVALIAGVDRILDMMRTMINVTGDAACSVVIASTEGELNKEVVASK; encoded by the coding sequence ATGCAATTAACAACCAAAATTTTCATTGGCTTGGCTTTGGGTATACTTGCAGGAATTATTTTTCAATCAAATCCCGAAATTGCTAAGTCATACATCAAGCCTTTCGGTACATTATTTTTAAACCTTATTAAACTTTCAATAGTACCGCTGGTATTTTCTTCGCTTGTAGTTGGTGCATGCAGTATGGATGATGTCAGAAAGCTTGGGAGAATAGGCGGAAAGACTGTGGCATTTTATATGTTAACCACCGCGTTTGCTGTTACAATCGGACTTATTTTAGCAAATATTTCGAACGTAGGCGGAGATTTTAGCATACCGGCAGATCTGGAGTTTGAAATTTCTGCAGCTCCAAGTATTACTGAAACATTATTGAACATTATTCCTTCAAATCCTTTAAATGCTTTAGTAGAAGGAAAGATGCTTCAAATTATAGCGTTTGCATTGATTATTGGGGCAGGAATCATAGGTATTGGCGAAAAGGGTAAGATTTTATTTAATTTCTTTGATGCATTTGCTGAAGTAATGTACAAAATAATTGGCAAAATAATGGAGTTTGCTCCTATAGGAGTTTTTGCGCTTATTACTCCCGTAGTTGCTGAAAACGGACCTGCAGTATTGCTTCCGCTTCTTAAGCTGATTATTGCTGTATATATTGGATGTGCTTTGCATGCACTGCTTACATATTCATCGGTGGTAAGTATTTTTGCAAAAATTAGTCCTCTGAAATTTTTCAAGGGAGCTGCTCCTGCGATGATGTTTTCTTATTCAACTGCCAGCAGCTCGGGAACTCTTCCAATTACGATGAAGTCTGTAGAAGAAAATCTTGGCGTTTCAAAGTCAATATCAAGCTTTGTTCTGCCTTTGGGAGCTACCATTAATATGGATGGAACAGCTATATACCAAGGTATATGTGCAATTTTTATAGCAAATATTTATGGGCTTGATTTGTCAATCAGCGCCCAGCTTACAATAATTTTAACAGCCACACTTGCATCAATAGGAACAGCCGGAGTTCCAGGAGCAGGTATGATAATGCTTGGCATGGTTCTTCAATCTGTTGGGCTCCCTATCGAAGGAGTTGCGTTGATAGCAGGAGTTGACAGAATTCTCGATATGATGAGAACAATGATTAACGTTACAGGTGATGCTGCATGTTCGGTAGTTATTGCTTCAACAGAAGGAGAATTGAACAAGGAAGTCGTTGCAAGTAAATAA
- a CDS encoding 16S rRNA (uracil(1498)-N(3))-methyltransferase encodes MFRYFCADDNIKNNTVKVTGGDARHLKTILRAKEGDNISLVTESSEYDAKIIEINQENIICEIIEEKNTNNETKINVTLCQGIPKQTKMEDIIQQNVELGVKSFIPLMTERTVVKLNDKDREQKKLERWRKIAKESSKQSKRNIIPTVEDIVNVKELLERLKEENAEIIVPYELEDMKLLKDVLSVPKENYYIIIGPEGGFDIKEIEMFKEAGAHIVTLGKRILRTETAGIVTASVIMYACNEMS; translated from the coding sequence ATGTTCAGATATTTTTGTGCTGATGACAATATAAAAAATAATACTGTCAAAGTAACAGGCGGAGATGCAAGACATTTAAAAACCATACTTCGTGCAAAAGAAGGGGATAATATATCCTTAGTTACTGAAAGCAGTGAGTATGATGCGAAAATAATTGAAATTAATCAGGAAAACATAATTTGCGAGATTATAGAAGAAAAAAATACAAATAATGAAACAAAAATAAATGTTACTTTGTGCCAGGGGATACCAAAGCAAACCAAAATGGAAGATATTATTCAGCAGAATGTTGAATTGGGAGTGAAAAGTTTCATACCTTTGATGACTGAAAGAACAGTGGTAAAACTTAATGACAAAGATAGGGAACAAAAAAAGCTTGAAAGATGGCGAAAAATTGCCAAAGAGTCTTCTAAGCAGAGCAAGCGCAATATAATTCCTACAGTAGAAGATATAGTTAATGTCAAGGAGCTGCTTGAAAGGTTAAAAGAAGAAAATGCTGAGATAATTGTTCCATATGAGCTTGAAGACATGAAACTATTGAAGGATGTATTGTCTGTGCCTAAAGAAAATTATTACATAATAATAGGGCCTGAAGGGGGATTTGATATTAAGGAAATAGAAATGTTCAAGGAAGCTGGTGCGCATATAGTTACTCTTGGAAAAAGAATACTGAGAACAGAAACCGCAGGAATTGTTACCGCTTCAGTTATAATGTATGCATGTAATGAAATGTCTTAG
- the prmA gene encoding 50S ribosomal protein L11 methyltransferase — MNWTEVSIYTTTNGIEIINGALIKLGINDAVIEDAGVFEDFLNNDTLNWDYYDEELAEMKNCESCIKVYLADNSQGMELFRKVEKYIEDLKKESNEIDMGRLEIATRILNDEDWANNWKQYFKPFSVSNKIIIKPSWEKLDESAEEKIVLNIDPGMSFGTGQHHTTRLCIEQIIKHLNDGDEVLDMGCGSGILSIASLLLGAVKATGVDIDENAVRIAKENAELNNIYEDRFDVLCGDVTDDKNLQDAIGYNKYDILEINIIAQIIMGMSFTFPKFLKKGGLVIASGIIKKYVGDVVENFKSLGFQILEINDSEEWVCVTAQLR, encoded by the coding sequence ATAGAAGATGCTGGAGTTTTTGAAGATTTTTTAAATAATGACACATTGAATTGGGACTATTATGATGAAGAGCTTGCTGAAATGAAAAATTGTGAAAGCTGTATAAAGGTATATTTAGCGGATAATAGTCAGGGAATGGAACTTTTTAGAAAAGTAGAAAAATACATTGAAGATTTAAAGAAAGAAAGCAATGAAATTGATATGGGCAGACTGGAAATAGCTACAAGGATTTTAAATGATGAGGACTGGGCTAACAACTGGAAACAGTATTTTAAACCTTTTTCTGTTTCAAATAAAATAATCATAAAGCCTTCATGGGAAAAACTTGACGAATCTGCAGAAGAAAAAATTGTTCTTAATATTGATCCAGGCATGAGTTTTGGGACAGGTCAGCATCATACTACAAGGCTTTGTATTGAGCAGATAATTAAGCATCTTAATGATGGCGATGAAGTGCTGGATATGGGATGCGGAAGCGGAATACTTTCCATAGCATCTTTGCTTCTTGGAGCTGTTAAGGCAACAGGTGTGGATATAGATGAAAATGCAGTTAGAATTGCTAAAGAAAATGCCGAATTAAATAACATTTATGAAGACAGGTTTGATGTTCTTTGCGGTGATGTAACCGATGATAAAAATCTGCAGGATGCAATAGGATACAACAAGTATGATATTCTTGAAATAAATATTATTGCTCAGATTATAATGGGTATGAGTTTCACATTCCCAAAATTTTTGAAAAAAGGAGGACTTGTAATAGCATCTGGTATTATAAAAAAATATGTTGGTGATGTTGTAGAAAACTTTAAATCTTTAGGATTTCAAATACTAGAGATAAATGATAGCGAAGAATGGGTATGTGTAACAGCTCAACTAAGATAG